Within the Miscanthus floridulus cultivar M001 chromosome 17, ASM1932011v1, whole genome shotgun sequence genome, the region CTTTTATTTTATGATAGAGTTCGTATGTTTTACAACAAAAAAAACACTGACATGGTACTCTATTTAATAAGAGTGAAATTGTCATTGTAAGTGGCTGATGTGAATTGTGATGATCCTACTACAAGTGCACATTTGGAACAGTTAAGTGTGACCGATCAGCTTTAGTTTCATTTCAGCTTGTATAAATCaaaattgggggggggggggggggcgttaaTGGAGCCCAGTGAAAAGTGAATATGATACTATCCTCTTCAACGACTTCTAAGTATAGTTTTCCAAACGTGCCGGCATGCCACTAGTCCGCCCTAGCACGACACGCTAGGCATGCCTGATGAACTGTGCCGTGCCGTGTCGTGCCACCGTGCCTGACTCCAGACCTAGGCACGACACTATCATTCCTGAAGCGTGCCGTGTCATGCCGTGCCGACTTCAGGCTCAGCGTGCCTGTGCCGGCCCAGGCACTAAACTGGCAAAACCCCTCAATGAACTCAGCATAGCAATTCAAATAGATCTAAAATGACTAAGTTCACAAAAGATAAAAAATAGATCAGAACACAGCATAGCAAAGAACACAAACTTTTGAAACTAAAACTAATTTAAGTAGGAGctgtgcaatggctgcctcattaaaaacctgtttagataaaactcacccttgtgagaaaccctaaacaGGAAAAGAGTACAACCAGCTCCTAGATTAATTGTTCATTACATCCATCACCACAAGTCCAAGTCTCAGTTATTACAGAACCCTTACATAAATAGGAAGTGAACTAGTCGACATCAAGATAAAGACCAGCAAAGGCCTCTTCcagctccttgtcctccaccatgtGCTGCAGTCTTGTCTCAGCATTCTCCCAATCCTTGATGCAGGTAAGCGCCTCTATAGTTTTAGGGttcagcctccgccgccgctcctcgatgatcctgccAGTTAAGCTAAAAGTAGACTCTGAAGAAATGGTTGACACAGTCACTGTCAAAATGTCTTTAGCAAGAACAGAAAGTACTGAATAAGTAAGCTTGTGCTCATGCCACCACTGCATGATGTCAAACACATCATCCAACTGGCTTACTGTGTCACAGTCCATGTAGGATGCAAGCTCACTAGAGTTAGAACTAGCAGTTGCTGCCTGTAGCAAGGAAGTGGCAGAAACATTCCTAGAATGATCAAGACTAGAAGGGAGGGAAGAACAGCCAGCTCCAACATccaactcatcatcatcataaattttaGCCCAAGCTGTTCTTTTCTTACCAGACAGGGATGGAGGAACAACCCTTTTCAGTCTATTAGAGCCATACATTATATCATACCTGTTATACATTTTAAACAAAAGAGCTCTGGTGTCCAGCAACTTATTAGTGTAGTCAATATTAAAAAGAGAATGTAACTTCCTAAGCACTTTGGTAAATCCCTTAATTTTAGCTCTTGGATCCAATATGAATGTAATAGAATAAAGATAAGATATGTTCTTCCAGTACTTATTGTATTTGTCAATCATAGGTTGGATAACAGATCTTAGATGTTCATCATGTTGATACCTATGCaggtgtatagcaatcttaacaagatgatgaatcataagtggagaagtaggatagtaaacaccagacaaATCAACAGTTGAGTCATAGAACAGTTCAAGAAATTCCAAGATTTTATTTGCCATAGCCCAGTGATCATCAGTCAAAAGGAAACCACTACCTGAACCTCTAGGGTAATTGGCCTAAATGAAAGTACTGAAAGTACTCTTGTGAGGCAGCAAGTGCTTAAGCATTAGGTAAGTAGAGTTTCATCTAACATCCATGTCTAATCCAAACTTCCTAGGTCTAACACTACTAGCAATGCAATAACTCTTGTAtgcagcaattctttgattagaggagttcATAAAAGAGATTGCTGTTCTAAAATCATCAATGAGAGGATTCACAGCAGCTAGTGCTTCTTTCACAATCAGGTTAATAATATGACAAGCACATCGTTGATGCAAAAATAGATCAGAACACAAATATTCTTTAAGTATAGGTTTCAGTTTATCCATAGCATTTTTATTTGCAGATGCATTATCCAAAGTTATAGAAAAAACCTTGTTAAGTATACCATACTCAGCAATGACAGATGCAACATGCTCAGCAATGTTCTCAGCATTATGGGACACATCAATCAACCTTAAACCAAGTACCATTTTCTCTAATTGCCAATCAGCATTAATGAAATGAGCCACAATAGATAAATAATCTTCTTTAGCCTTTCCAGACCATATATCAGAGGTAATAACGATAGATGAAATAGCATTATCCTTTAAACAGACCATCAGTTTATCACGTTTCTCATTATAGTATTTAAACAGATCTCTACCAGTGGTTTGCTTAGAGACAGGTGAAAAATTAGGGTTATGAGCAGTTTTAATATAATCTTTAAATGCCTCAGTTTCACCAATCATAAGAGGTAGGTCCAATCTAGCAAGCATACGAACAAGTTCAACACGAGCTACCTCAGCACTGTACTCCCAACGACGAATAGAAGCATCAGAATTAAAAGCAATATGAGTCTGAGTCATGCCCTGGGTCTTCTCAAGTTTCTTAGGACACTTACCAGTGCCATGAGCAGAATAAGCAGAGTAGCGCTTATGGCAATGAAGGCAAGTGGAAGCAAACCTGATCTTTCTACCTTTGTCAGTTTTGTAGTGCTTCTCAAAGTTCTCCCAGATAGCAGACGTGGAAGGGCGATTAGAACCGACAAGGCTAACCTCGCTCTGGCCACCGTCGGCATCAGCCATGTCGACTGGGGggtcggagtcgtcgacgggaaggGGATCAACAGCAGAATGGCCGAAGAGCACGACAGCGTCCTCGTGGAcatcgtcgtcctcatcatctCCGGCCATCCCGCACATACGCAGCTCGTCGTTCTGGGAGTGGTCAAACTCCCCGTCGTCGTG harbors:
- the LOC136515513 gene encoding zinc finger BED domain-containing protein RICESLEEPER 3-like, with the protein product MANKILEFLELFYDSTVDLSGVYYPTSPLMIHHLVKIAIHLHRYQHDEHLRSVIQPMIDKYNKYWKNISYLYSITFILDPRAKIKGFTKVLRKLHSLFNIDYTNKLLDTRALLFKMYNRYDIMYGSNRLKRVVPPSLSGKKRTAWAKIYDDDELDVGAGCSSLPSSLDHSRNVSATSLLQAATASSNSSELASYMDCDTVSQLDDVFDIMQWWHEHKLTYSVLSVLAKDILTVTVSTISSESTFSLTGRIIEERRRRLNPKTIEALTCIKDWENAETRLQHMVEDKELEEAFAGLYLDVD